The following proteins come from a genomic window of Edaphobacter sp. 4G125:
- a CDS encoding OPT family oligopeptide transporter: MATTTTRPTFSPFVPATESRPEFTVRALLLGAFFGIIFGAVTVYVGLKAGLTVAASIPISVLSISILRALAKAFRLRDVSILENNIVQTTGNAGQSIASGVIFTLPALIFLGFDLESSRIFALALFGGWLGVLFMIPLRRQLIVEEHGSLTYPEGTACADVLMAGERGGSFASRVFLGLGLGSLYTLFQNDNLFGLFPSTPNYSPDLGEQHLLKGGAIRADVTSEYLGVGYIIGARVAAVMLAGGVFSWLVLMPAIYFFGSHLSTPLYPGTMLIRDMSPSELWITYVRPMGAGAVACSGLITLLRTAPTILAALAEGFRSIGRKSDTDSSGQPREASARPARTERDLPWSVVIGGSVLLVLLLWIFLQFKPVPGAQVGALANLAASLLVVVFGFLFVTVSARIVGIVGSSASPVSGMTIATLMATAAIFLVKGWTAPAFGALAITVGGIVCIAASNAGDTAQDLKTGYLIGATPWKQQIAIMIGVIISVFSIGTTLNAMNKGLESFQSMSQPIAIDLSHLPDGVQNQGNFTRDHITLTDTSSSNHSERTGARSYILLNSIGSSVLADGKYLYSPSTHQIEIQWVQGIGSEKAAAPQGRLMATVINGILSRKLPWSLVLLGVALVIMVELLGIRSLTLAVGAYLSIGTTLAIFVGGVIRWMVDRAVQKHHERNAEAELQASLDLWNRDRDAWLAQHPDFNPANPAHLDTATGLPDRSFCLRDPEAESEISSGSLFASGLIAAGGIVGLLGVATKLYESATDRTIPRFSDHNILHHDWVSVLMFAALAYSLYYFARKPLDSSNEVSK; the protein is encoded by the coding sequence ATGGCCACCACCACTACCCGCCCCACCTTCAGTCCCTTCGTCCCGGCCACGGAGTCACGCCCTGAGTTCACCGTCCGTGCCCTTTTGCTAGGAGCCTTCTTCGGAATCATCTTCGGAGCCGTCACCGTCTACGTCGGACTCAAGGCTGGATTGACCGTTGCGGCCAGCATTCCAATCTCCGTCCTCTCTATCTCCATCCTCCGCGCATTAGCGAAGGCTTTTCGCCTGCGCGATGTTTCCATCCTCGAAAACAACATCGTCCAGACGACCGGCAACGCCGGCCAGTCCATCGCCTCGGGAGTCATCTTCACCCTCCCGGCGCTCATCTTCCTCGGTTTCGATCTCGAATCCTCGCGCATCTTCGCCCTCGCACTCTTCGGAGGCTGGCTCGGCGTCCTCTTCATGATTCCGCTCCGTCGACAACTCATCGTCGAAGAGCACGGCTCTCTCACCTATCCCGAAGGCACGGCCTGCGCCGACGTCCTCATGGCAGGAGAGCGCGGCGGCTCCTTCGCCTCCCGCGTCTTCCTCGGACTCGGGCTCGGCAGCCTCTACACCCTCTTCCAGAACGACAACCTCTTCGGGCTCTTCCCCTCCACCCCCAACTACTCTCCCGATCTCGGAGAACAACATCTCCTCAAAGGCGGAGCCATCCGAGCCGACGTCACCAGCGAATATCTCGGCGTCGGCTATATCATCGGCGCGCGCGTTGCCGCCGTCATGCTCGCCGGCGGAGTCTTCTCCTGGCTCGTCCTCATGCCGGCCATCTACTTCTTCGGATCGCATCTCTCCACGCCGCTCTACCCCGGCACCATGCTCATCCGCGACATGAGTCCCTCCGAACTCTGGATCACCTATGTCCGCCCTATGGGCGCCGGTGCCGTCGCCTGCAGCGGACTCATCACTCTGCTCCGCACCGCCCCCACCATCCTCGCCGCCCTCGCCGAGGGCTTCCGCTCCATTGGGAGAAAATCCGATACGGATTCTTCCGGACAGCCACGCGAAGCTTCCGCCCGTCCGGCTAGGACTGAGCGCGATCTCCCCTGGTCGGTCGTCATCGGAGGCTCCGTCCTTCTCGTCCTTCTGCTCTGGATCTTCCTTCAATTCAAACCTGTCCCCGGAGCGCAGGTCGGAGCCCTCGCCAATCTCGCCGCCTCTTTGCTGGTCGTTGTCTTCGGATTCCTCTTCGTCACAGTCTCAGCACGCATCGTAGGGATTGTCGGCTCAAGCGCCTCGCCTGTCTCCGGAATGACCATCGCTACCCTCATGGCCACCGCCGCGATCTTCCTTGTTAAAGGCTGGACTGCTCCTGCCTTCGGAGCCCTCGCCATCACAGTTGGAGGCATCGTTTGCATCGCCGCCTCCAACGCAGGTGATACCGCGCAGGACCTCAAAACCGGCTACCTCATCGGGGCCACACCCTGGAAACAGCAGATCGCCATCATGATCGGCGTCATTATCTCCGTGTTCTCCATCGGCACCACGCTGAACGCAATGAACAAGGGACTGGAATCCTTCCAGTCAATGTCTCAGCCCATCGCAATCGACCTCTCCCACCTTCCCGACGGCGTGCAGAACCAGGGTAACTTCACCCGCGACCATATCACTCTTACCGACACTTCCTCGTCCAATCACTCTGAACGAACCGGCGCACGCAGTTACATTCTCCTCAACTCCATAGGCTCCTCCGTTCTCGCCGACGGAAAATACCTCTATAGCCCTTCAACTCACCAGATCGAGATCCAGTGGGTCCAGGGTATTGGCAGTGAAAAGGCCGCCGCGCCACAGGGTCGTTTGATGGCCACTGTCATCAATGGAATTCTCAGCCGCAAGCTCCCCTGGTCGCTCGTCCTGCTCGGTGTCGCGCTGGTCATTATGGTTGAGCTGCTCGGCATCCGCTCCCTCACCCTTGCCGTCGGAGCCTATCTCTCCATCGGTACTACGCTCGCCATCTTCGTCGGCGGAGTCATACGCTGGATGGTCGACCGCGCCGTCCAGAAGCACCACGAGCGCAACGCCGAAGCAGAGCTTCAAGCCTCGCTCGATCTCTGGAATCGCGACCGCGATGCCTGGCTCGCTCAACACCCGGACTTCAATCCCGCCAACCCGGCCCATCTCGACACCGCCACCGGCCTGCCGGACAGAAGCTTCTGCCTGCGCGATCCCGAAGCTGAGTCCGAAATCTCCTCCGGCTCTCTCTTCGCCTCCGGACTCATCGCTGCAGGCGGTATCGTCGGCCTCCTCGGAGTCGCCACCAAGCTCTACGAATCCGCAACCGACCGCACCATCCCTCGGTTCAGCGATCACAACATCCTTCACCACGACTGGGTCAGCGTTCTCATGTTCGCCGCGCTCGCCTACTCCCTTTATTACTTCGCGCGCAAACCGCTCGACTCATCCAACGAGGTCTCCAAATGA
- a CDS encoding alpha/beta hydrolase — MRKNLLVACVLFASGVLHAQNVWQPSPGHTQIPIWSGSIPDAQPATTPETMKITGPESFVAGKPWTSVEHVALPTMTVYSPKGKNTGAAIIVFPGGGYEILAIDLEGSEVCDWLTTKGITCVLLKYRVPAPTSVPEWKTWRQSSIALEDAQRTISLVRSRASEWNIDPHKIGVLGFSAGGHLVTATSVHFDKRIYKEVDAVDKVSCRPDFAVALYPGHLHAKKGTIELNPDIANHITAQTPPTFLLQNENDNIDSIWDAVSYYAALLKANVPVEFHSYAEGGHAFGLRRTKYPATTWPTLVETWLHTIHILQ, encoded by the coding sequence ATGAGGAAGAATCTGCTCGTCGCTTGCGTCCTCTTCGCATCAGGAGTGCTCCATGCGCAAAATGTGTGGCAGCCCTCCCCTGGTCATACACAAATCCCCATCTGGTCCGGATCAATTCCCGATGCTCAGCCTGCCACCACACCAGAAACCATGAAAATCACTGGCCCCGAATCATTCGTCGCAGGCAAACCGTGGACCTCGGTCGAGCACGTCGCACTCCCCACCATGACCGTGTACTCCCCCAAAGGCAAAAACACTGGAGCAGCCATCATCGTTTTTCCCGGCGGAGGATACGAAATCCTCGCCATCGATCTTGAGGGCTCCGAAGTCTGCGACTGGCTGACTACAAAGGGAATCACCTGCGTCCTCCTGAAGTACCGTGTACCTGCGCCTACATCTGTTCCGGAATGGAAAACCTGGCGTCAATCCTCCATTGCTCTGGAAGACGCGCAACGAACCATCAGTCTCGTCCGTTCGCGCGCCTCCGAGTGGAACATTGATCCCCACAAAATCGGAGTCCTGGGGTTCTCTGCAGGCGGCCATCTCGTCACGGCAACCAGCGTTCACTTCGATAAGCGGATCTATAAAGAGGTCGATGCTGTCGACAAAGTAAGCTGCCGCCCCGACTTCGCCGTGGCCTTATATCCCGGCCATCTTCACGCTAAGAAAGGAACCATCGAGCTGAATCCCGACATTGCGAACCACATCACCGCCCAGACTCCGCCGACGTTCCTGCTGCAAAACGAGAACGATAACATCGACAGCATCTGGGACGCCGTAAGCTACTACGCCGCGCTCTTGAAGGCGAACGTCCCCGTGGAGTTCCACTCCTATGCAGAAGGAGGCCACGCCTTCGGTCTCCGAAGAACGAAATACCCCGCAACCACATGGCCCACTCTGGTGGAAACCTGGCTCCACACCATCCATATCCTTCAATAA
- a CDS encoding ABC transporter ATP-binding protein gives MLELKSLYKYFRGIPAIEDVSFSVAAGEIVGFLGPNGAGKSTTVKIVTGMLRPDAGHVFYEGHDIRNDMVAFRRVIGYVPEEAHLYGYMSGLEYLQFVGRLRGFTEALIEAKATSLLKLLHLESSQHSPISSYSKGMRQRVLIAAALLHDPQLLIFDEPLSGLDVISARLLKDLMELLAAQGKAVLYISHVLEVVEQVCQRVVVIGRGKILADAPPSELTRLMSLPNLESVFTQLVRQQDTTAVARRIVEVMRNGHA, from the coding sequence ATGCTTGAGCTCAAAAGTCTTTACAAATACTTCCGAGGGATTCCGGCGATCGAAGATGTCTCCTTCAGCGTGGCGGCTGGTGAGATCGTTGGATTTCTGGGCCCAAACGGAGCTGGCAAATCAACCACCGTTAAGATCGTCACCGGAATGTTGCGACCGGATGCCGGACACGTCTTTTATGAAGGTCACGATATCCGCAATGACATGGTGGCCTTCCGTCGCGTAATCGGCTATGTGCCAGAGGAGGCCCATCTCTACGGCTACATGTCGGGGCTCGAATATCTGCAATTTGTTGGCAGGCTCCGTGGCTTCACGGAAGCGTTGATCGAAGCCAAGGCCACAAGCCTGCTCAAGCTTCTCCATCTCGAATCGTCACAACATTCACCGATTTCCAGCTACTCCAAAGGGATGCGTCAACGAGTACTGATTGCTGCTGCTCTTCTGCACGATCCGCAGTTACTGATTTTTGACGAGCCTCTTTCCGGACTCGATGTGATTTCCGCACGTCTTCTCAAAGACCTGATGGAGCTTCTTGCGGCACAAGGGAAAGCCGTTCTGTATATCTCGCACGTGCTGGAAGTGGTGGAACAGGTTTGCCAACGAGTTGTGGTGATTGGAAGAGGCAAGATTCTGGCCGATGCACCGCCTTCCGAGTTGACGCGACTGATGAGTCTCCCCAATCTCGAAAGCGTTTTTACGCAGTTGGTTCGGCAGCAAGATACTACAGCCGTTGCTCGGCGGATCGTCGAGGTTATGCGCAATGGCCATGCGTAA
- a CDS encoding MFS transporter — MTLSPARKNTVALAAVCLASLMFGLEISSVPVILPTLETVLHSDFKGMQWIMNAYTIACTTVLMATGTLADRFGRRRIFIIGIAAFGITSLLCGLAQSASMLIMSRFLQGMGGGTMLICQVAVLSHQFQEGKERVKAFGAWGIIFGIGLGFGPIIGGMIIAVSNWQWVFLVHVVLSAITLILVFSGVQESRDPHAEKLDTAGIVTLSLAVFGLAYFITQGPDLGFNSPAAIGIIVASAVSFLVFLFVEKRNPHPMFDFSVFRIRNFSGALLGSMGMNFSFWPFMIYLPIFFQSALGYGSVAAGLSLLAYTLPTLIVPPVAERLAHKYRPGVVIPAGMFTIGLGFILMKFGSNLPHPSRLTMLPGCLLAGIGLGMTNTPVTNTTTGSVPSTRAGMASGIDMSARLITLAINIALMGFILVEGVLSYLKSTLPQSLDSSRLRSLAEKIAAGNFASLKQGFPELSSFDPSGSIVHTALVHGFGLVMLYGGIGVWILAAASFVIFAPLKVNQNLTSNPLLEVTCGDRPCED, encoded by the coding sequence ATGACGCTGTCCCCTGCTCGCAAGAATACCGTCGCTCTGGCTGCTGTTTGCTTGGCATCGCTGATGTTCGGTCTGGAAATCTCCAGTGTTCCCGTGATCCTGCCAACTCTTGAAACAGTCCTGCACAGCGATTTCAAAGGCATGCAATGGATTATGAATGCCTACACCATTGCCTGCACGACCGTTCTGATGGCAACAGGAACGCTGGCTGACCGGTTTGGACGGCGGCGCATCTTCATCATCGGTATCGCCGCGTTCGGCATCACATCTCTACTCTGCGGCTTGGCCCAGAGTGCTTCTATGCTGATCATGAGTCGGTTCCTCCAGGGAATGGGTGGCGGAACCATGTTGATCTGCCAGGTGGCCGTGCTCTCTCACCAATTTCAGGAAGGTAAGGAGCGGGTCAAAGCCTTCGGTGCATGGGGCATCATTTTCGGGATTGGGCTCGGGTTCGGACCTATCATCGGCGGCATGATTATCGCCGTATCCAACTGGCAATGGGTCTTCCTGGTCCACGTCGTTCTTTCGGCCATCACCTTGATTCTTGTTTTCAGTGGCGTTCAGGAATCGCGCGATCCGCATGCAGAAAAACTGGACACAGCGGGCATCGTCACGCTTTCGCTGGCAGTCTTTGGATTGGCGTACTTCATTACGCAGGGTCCCGATCTCGGCTTCAACAGTCCCGCCGCGATCGGCATCATCGTTGCTTCTGCTGTTAGTTTCCTCGTCTTTCTCTTCGTCGAAAAGAGAAATCCTCACCCTATGTTTGATTTCTCTGTCTTCAGGATTCGCAATTTTTCCGGCGCTCTTCTTGGCTCAATGGGTATGAACTTTAGCTTCTGGCCATTCATGATCTATCTGCCGATCTTTTTCCAAAGCGCTCTGGGTTATGGCAGCGTTGCTGCTGGATTGTCGCTACTGGCCTACACATTGCCCACACTGATTGTTCCCCCGGTAGCGGAGCGGCTTGCACATAAATATCGACCCGGAGTCGTAATTCCCGCAGGCATGTTCACCATTGGACTGGGCTTCATCTTGATGAAGTTTGGTAGCAACTTGCCTCACCCAAGCCGACTTACCATGCTCCCTGGCTGTTTGCTGGCTGGCATCGGACTCGGCATGACCAATACCCCCGTAACAAATACAACCACGGGCTCGGTTCCCAGCACTCGCGCGGGAATGGCATCGGGGATCGACATGAGCGCACGTTTGATCACTCTGGCCATCAACATTGCTTTGATGGGATTCATCCTGGTCGAAGGCGTGTTGTCTTATCTGAAGAGCACACTTCCTCAATCTCTGGACTCCTCACGATTACGTTCGCTCGCAGAAAAGATCGCGGCTGGAAACTTTGCTTCCCTCAAACAAGGTTTTCCAGAACTGTCTTCCTTCGATCCATCTGGATCGATTGTTCATACTGCGCTCGTGCATGGTTTTGGGCTTGTCATGTTGTATGGAGGAATTGGTGTTTGGATTCTGGCCGCCGCGAGCTTTGTGATCTTCGCTCCTTTGAAAGTCAATCAAAACCTAACCTCAAATCCTCTTCTGGAAGTTACCTGCGGTGATCGCCCCTGTGAAGATTGA